The following are encoded together in the Chanodichthys erythropterus isolate Z2021 chromosome 16, ASM2448905v1, whole genome shotgun sequence genome:
- the nlrp3l gene encoding NACHT, LRR and PYD domains-containing protein 1 homolog isoform X1, with protein MFRDCCNKFCGNKDTTESQTGPNVSASAQSGSHITAPALTNNNIAGNVHIIHNAPGFTGYHTYSEKTQTSEISSAIHKYKKLICSEYQYVTEYNSLPGEHVLLSERFTQPLILKKHRDPREREEEIRSSGESFHEVLSSRSSENSVHLNSLFDSDGHGISPSSVILQGNSGNGKTFTVQKIMMDWASDDLYKERFDIVFHLKCKEINRIPGKNSLAEILSYSCSLTSDQISQMLQHSPEKVLFIIDGFDELRLTQDIYHTSPNTDLLQKAPPVAILCDLLRGRILSESFLLVTSRSTATDKLSELLKGPQRFSEIMGFSEKRVEEYFQKFFQNEELFRKAYTFVKTNETLFTACSIPVVCWIICTTIQERFRYGADITRGLETTTSIYVDFVSTLLEHHCQGLSQSVSTLLRSLGQLAERGILEQQVLLDEKTVYETISDPSCSPFLCKLLFKRRIHQETMFSFMHLSFQEFFTALYYVLLDEEESQRKLTHIFSIPGSDNSSYSPPRFAAVVQFAFGLLNKHVIHTLRKKHNLVVHPNLQTYLKKWILKQCGSYSDRTLFCLNCLYEIHEDDFVKEVIEAWKSINAYGAVLRRTDCWALLYCSQCCQCIKELLLVDCQLTSEKLFMILPALHKVKQLWITPEDPSDSDLVELIYALLRGQTLSSQHVDIDPRNRKFENYSDGSLSLSFSEEQTRISINPPHRVNQTEHLPSLNLMFPRAGPIDINWTRFFQIIQQEDSDALMSVLFSSSTLKKMDMHVNCLSKKWSVWALHIIQNCSSLTELKVYATFLLEEGIKLLQRSRTRPACIMSFEGLFCNKQSQKCTRYDDRQLSCNQAVKIHLNSQGFSFETLPKPLF; from the exons ATGTTCCGGGACTGCTGTAACA AGTTTTGCGGTAACAAAGACACAACTGAATCTCAAACTGGGCCAAATGTGAGTGCTTCAGCTCAGAGTGGAAGTCATATTACAGCACCTGCACTTACTAACAATAACATAGCAGGCAATGTCCACATCATACATAATGCACCTG GTTTCACTGGATATCACACATACTctgaaaaaacacaaacatcag AAATCAGCTCAGCGATTCACAAATATAAGAAGCTGATCTGCAGTGAATACCAGTATGTGACTGAGTATAACTCTCTGCCTGGTGAACATGTGTTGCTGTCTGAGCGCTTCACACAACCTCTGATCCTTAAGAAACATAGAGatccaagagagagagaagaagagaTCCGCTCCAGTGGAGAAAGCTTCCACGAGGTCCTCAGCTCCAGAAGCAGTGAAAACTCTGTCcatctgaactctttgtttgaCTCAGATGGTCATGGGATCAGTCCTAGTTCTGTTATACTGCAGGGAAATTCTGGAAATGGGAAAACCTTCACTGTGCAGAAGATCATGATGGACTGGGCATCTGATGACCTCTACAAAGAGCGGTTTGATATTGTGTTCCACTTAAAGTGTAAAGAAATAAACCGCATTCCTGGCAAAAACAGTTTGGCGGAGATCTTGAGTTACAGCTGCAGTTTAACATCAGATCAGATCTCACAGATGTTACAGCATTCACCAGAGAAGGTGCTTTTCATCATTGATGGGTTTGATGAGCTGAGACTCACACAGGACATTTATCACACATCACCAAACACTGATCTGCTTCAGAAAGCCCCACCTGTGGCCATTCTTTGTGACCTGCTGAGGGGTCGAATCCTGTCAGAGTCCTTCCTGCTGGTCACCTCCAGATCTACAGCTACAGACAAACTGAGTGAACTGCTCAAAGGACCTCAGCGTTTCTCTGAGATAATGGGATTTTCTGAGAAGAGAGTGGAGGAGTACTTCCAGAAGTTTTTTCAGAACGAGGAGCTTTTCAGGAAGGCTTATACATTTGTGAAGACAAATGAAACCCTCTTCACTGCCTGCTCCATCCCTGTCGTCTGCTGGATCATCTGCACAACTATCCAGGAACGATTCAGATATGGTGCAGATATAACAAGAGGACTGGAAACCACCACCTCCATCTACGTTGACTTTGTGTCCACTCTACTGGAGCATCACTGCCAGGGTCTGAGTCAGTCTGTCTCGACCCTGCTGAGGAGTCTGGGTCAGCTGGCAGAGAGAGGGATTCTGGAACAGCAAGTCTTGTTGGATGAGAAAACTGTTTATGAAACCATTTCAGACCCTTCTTGCAGTCCATTTCTGTGCAAGTTGCTCTTCAAGAGAAGAATCCACCAGGAGACGATGTTCAGTTTCATGCATCTCAGCTTTCAGGAGTTCTTTACTGCTCTGTACTATGTCCTTCTGGATGAAGAAGAGTCCCAGAGGAAACTTACTCATATATTTTCCATTCCTGGCTCAGACAATTCTAGTTATTCTCCTCCACGTTTTGCAGCTGTTGTGCAATTTGCTTTTGGCCTGTTGAATAAGCATGTGATACACACACTTAGGAAGAAACATAATCTGGTTGTTCATCCAAACTTGCAGACCTATCTGaaaaaatggattttgaaaCAATGTGGTTCATATTCAGACAGAACACTGTTTTGTCTTAATTGTCTCTATGAAATCCATGAAGATGACTTTGTGAAAGAAGTTATAGAAGCCTGGAAGTCGATTAATGCATATGGTGCAGTGCTAAGAAGAACAGACTGCTGGGCCCTGCTGTACTGCTCTCAGTGCTGTCAGTGCATCAAAGAACTGCTTCTCGTTGATTGCCAATTAACATCTGAAAAGTTGTTTATGATTCTACCTGCACTCCACAAAGTTAAGCAATTATG GATTACTCCAGAAGATCCGTCAGACTCTGATCTTGTTGAACTGATATATGCTCTCCTGAGAGGACAGACCCTGAGCTCACAACA TGTTGATATCGACCCCAGAAATAGAAAATTTGAGAATTATTCTGATGGAAGTCTGAGTCTGTCATTCAGTGAAGAGCAAACTAG GATCTCCATAAATCCTCCACACCGTGTAAACCAAACAGAACATTTGCCATCACTCAATCTCATGTTTCCACGCGCAGGGCCAATTGACATCAACTGGACCAGATTTTTTCAGATAATTCAACAAGAAGATTCAGATGCATTAATGTCTGTTCTCTTTTCTTCCTCTACACTGAAAAAGATGGACATGCATGTGAACTGTCTAAGTAAGAAGTGGTCTGTTTGGGCCCTCCATATCATCCAAAACTGCTCCAGTCTAACAGAACTCAA GGTATATGCTACCTTTTTACTGGAGGAAGGAATCAAGCTCTTGCAGAGGTCACGCACAAGACCAGCCTGTATTATGTCATTTGAGGG gttattttgcaataaacagTCTCAAAAATGCACACGTTATGATGACCGTCAACTCAGCTGCAACCAGGCCGTGAAGATTCATCTGAATTCCCAGGGCTTTTCTTTTGAGACTTTGCCAAA GCCCCTGTTTTGA
- the nlrp3l gene encoding NACHT, LRR and PYD domains-containing protein 1 homolog isoform X2 produces MFRDCCNKFCGNKDTTESQTGPNVSASAQSGSHITAPALTNNNIAGNVHIIHNAPGFTGYHTYSEKTQTSEISSAIHKYKKLICSEYQYVTEYNSLPGEHVLLSERFTQPLILKKHRDPREREEEIRSSGESFHEVLSSRSSENSVHLNSLFDSDGHGISPSSVILQGNSGNGKTFTVQKIMMDWASDDLYKERFDIVFHLKCKEINRIPGKNSLAEILSYSCSLTSDQISQMLQHSPEKVLFIIDGFDELRLTQDIYHTSPNTDLLQKAPPVAILCDLLRGRILSESFLLVTSRSTATDKLSELLKGPQRFSEIMGFSEKRVEEYFQKFFQNEELFRKAYTFVKTNETLFTACSIPVVCWIICTTIQERFRYGADITRGLETTTSIYVDFVSTLLEHHCQGLSQSVSTLLRSLGQLAERGILEQQVLLDEKTVYETISDPSCSPFLCKLLFKRRIHQETMFSFMHLSFQEFFTALYYVLLDEEESQRKLTHIFSIPGSDNSSYSPPRFAAVVQFAFGLLNKHVIHTLRKKHNLVVHPNLQTYLKKWILKQCGSYSDRTLFCLNCLYEIHEDDFVKEVIEAWKSINAYGAVLRRTDCWALLYCSQCCQCIKELLLVDCQLTSEKLFMILPALHKVKQLWITPEDPSDSDLVELIYALLRGQTLSSQHVDIDPRNRKFENYSDGSLSLSFSEEQTRISINPPHRVNQTEHLPSLNLMFPRAGPIDINWTRFFQIIQQEDSDALMSVLFSSSTLKKMDMHVNCLSKKWSVWALHIIQNCSSLTELKVYATFLLEEGIKLLQRSRTRPACIMSFEGLKNAHVMMTVNSAATRP; encoded by the exons ATGTTCCGGGACTGCTGTAACA AGTTTTGCGGTAACAAAGACACAACTGAATCTCAAACTGGGCCAAATGTGAGTGCTTCAGCTCAGAGTGGAAGTCATATTACAGCACCTGCACTTACTAACAATAACATAGCAGGCAATGTCCACATCATACATAATGCACCTG GTTTCACTGGATATCACACATACTctgaaaaaacacaaacatcag AAATCAGCTCAGCGATTCACAAATATAAGAAGCTGATCTGCAGTGAATACCAGTATGTGACTGAGTATAACTCTCTGCCTGGTGAACATGTGTTGCTGTCTGAGCGCTTCACACAACCTCTGATCCTTAAGAAACATAGAGatccaagagagagagaagaagagaTCCGCTCCAGTGGAGAAAGCTTCCACGAGGTCCTCAGCTCCAGAAGCAGTGAAAACTCTGTCcatctgaactctttgtttgaCTCAGATGGTCATGGGATCAGTCCTAGTTCTGTTATACTGCAGGGAAATTCTGGAAATGGGAAAACCTTCACTGTGCAGAAGATCATGATGGACTGGGCATCTGATGACCTCTACAAAGAGCGGTTTGATATTGTGTTCCACTTAAAGTGTAAAGAAATAAACCGCATTCCTGGCAAAAACAGTTTGGCGGAGATCTTGAGTTACAGCTGCAGTTTAACATCAGATCAGATCTCACAGATGTTACAGCATTCACCAGAGAAGGTGCTTTTCATCATTGATGGGTTTGATGAGCTGAGACTCACACAGGACATTTATCACACATCACCAAACACTGATCTGCTTCAGAAAGCCCCACCTGTGGCCATTCTTTGTGACCTGCTGAGGGGTCGAATCCTGTCAGAGTCCTTCCTGCTGGTCACCTCCAGATCTACAGCTACAGACAAACTGAGTGAACTGCTCAAAGGACCTCAGCGTTTCTCTGAGATAATGGGATTTTCTGAGAAGAGAGTGGAGGAGTACTTCCAGAAGTTTTTTCAGAACGAGGAGCTTTTCAGGAAGGCTTATACATTTGTGAAGACAAATGAAACCCTCTTCACTGCCTGCTCCATCCCTGTCGTCTGCTGGATCATCTGCACAACTATCCAGGAACGATTCAGATATGGTGCAGATATAACAAGAGGACTGGAAACCACCACCTCCATCTACGTTGACTTTGTGTCCACTCTACTGGAGCATCACTGCCAGGGTCTGAGTCAGTCTGTCTCGACCCTGCTGAGGAGTCTGGGTCAGCTGGCAGAGAGAGGGATTCTGGAACAGCAAGTCTTGTTGGATGAGAAAACTGTTTATGAAACCATTTCAGACCCTTCTTGCAGTCCATTTCTGTGCAAGTTGCTCTTCAAGAGAAGAATCCACCAGGAGACGATGTTCAGTTTCATGCATCTCAGCTTTCAGGAGTTCTTTACTGCTCTGTACTATGTCCTTCTGGATGAAGAAGAGTCCCAGAGGAAACTTACTCATATATTTTCCATTCCTGGCTCAGACAATTCTAGTTATTCTCCTCCACGTTTTGCAGCTGTTGTGCAATTTGCTTTTGGCCTGTTGAATAAGCATGTGATACACACACTTAGGAAGAAACATAATCTGGTTGTTCATCCAAACTTGCAGACCTATCTGaaaaaatggattttgaaaCAATGTGGTTCATATTCAGACAGAACACTGTTTTGTCTTAATTGTCTCTATGAAATCCATGAAGATGACTTTGTGAAAGAAGTTATAGAAGCCTGGAAGTCGATTAATGCATATGGTGCAGTGCTAAGAAGAACAGACTGCTGGGCCCTGCTGTACTGCTCTCAGTGCTGTCAGTGCATCAAAGAACTGCTTCTCGTTGATTGCCAATTAACATCTGAAAAGTTGTTTATGATTCTACCTGCACTCCACAAAGTTAAGCAATTATG GATTACTCCAGAAGATCCGTCAGACTCTGATCTTGTTGAACTGATATATGCTCTCCTGAGAGGACAGACCCTGAGCTCACAACA TGTTGATATCGACCCCAGAAATAGAAAATTTGAGAATTATTCTGATGGAAGTCTGAGTCTGTCATTCAGTGAAGAGCAAACTAG GATCTCCATAAATCCTCCACACCGTGTAAACCAAACAGAACATTTGCCATCACTCAATCTCATGTTTCCACGCGCAGGGCCAATTGACATCAACTGGACCAGATTTTTTCAGATAATTCAACAAGAAGATTCAGATGCATTAATGTCTGTTCTCTTTTCTTCCTCTACACTGAAAAAGATGGACATGCATGTGAACTGTCTAAGTAAGAAGTGGTCTGTTTGGGCCCTCCATATCATCCAAAACTGCTCCAGTCTAACAGAACTCAA GGTATATGCTACCTTTTTACTGGAGGAAGGAATCAAGCTCTTGCAGAGGTCACGCACAAGACCAGCCTGTATTATGTCATTTGAGGG TCTCAAAAATGCACACGTTATGATGACCGTCAACTCAGCTGCAACCAGGCCGTGA